One part of the Candidatus Paceibacterota bacterium genome encodes these proteins:
- the obgE gene encoding GTPase ObgE has protein sequence MAFIDEITLHMKAGKGGDGYVGWRNEKGREFGGPAGGNGGRGGDVYVRGVRDYTILLKYRNIKDFAAKNGQNGMGGNVWGKNGQDLILDVPIGSVLTNETTGEKFEVLKEGELIFLLKGGKAGLGNAEFKGPKNVAPEQFTLGNEGERADFFLELQLVVDLGFVGFPNAGKSSLLNELTRAHAKVAAYQFTTLEPNLGDLHGYILADIPGLIEGASEGKGLGFKFLRHVNRTKAILHLVSLENENITEAYKTIRGELATYSKELSEKKEILLLTKTDLVTPAVLKKKIAEAKKLNKLVFTLSIIDDKSIKEFKDSLIKILRELEKESGVKKKSKKEEDEAVVFKTDTAPTKFLEERAERAAKKIKGKK, from the coding sequence ATGGCTTTTATCGACGAAATCACGCTTCATATGAAAGCCGGAAAGGGCGGGGACGGCTATGTTGGCTGGCGCAATGAAAAGGGGCGCGAATTCGGCGGGCCTGCAGGAGGGAATGGCGGCCGCGGAGGCGACGTGTATGTTCGGGGTGTTCGTGATTACACGATTCTTCTCAAATATCGAAATATAAAAGATTTTGCCGCAAAAAATGGTCAGAATGGAATGGGAGGAAATGTGTGGGGCAAAAACGGGCAGGATCTCATTTTGGATGTACCGATTGGTTCGGTACTCACTAATGAGACGACTGGAGAAAAATTCGAGGTGTTGAAAGAGGGCGAGCTCATTTTCCTTTTGAAAGGCGGAAAGGCGGGGCTTGGAAATGCAGAATTTAAAGGACCGAAAAATGTTGCGCCAGAGCAATTCACGCTTGGAAATGAAGGGGAGAGGGCAGATTTCTTTCTCGAACTTCAGCTTGTCGTGGATCTCGGGTTTGTCGGATTTCCCAATGCTGGGAAATCATCTCTTTTGAATGAACTTACCCGAGCGCACGCAAAAGTTGCTGCGTATCAATTTACGACTCTCGAGCCGAACTTGGGAGATTTGCACGGCTACATTCTTGCCGATATTCCAGGGCTCATCGAAGGCGCGTCGGAAGGAAAAGGACTTGGTTTTAAATTTTTGCGTCACGTCAATCGCACCAAAGCGATTTTGCATCTCGTTTCTCTCGAAAATGAAAATATTACGGAAGCGTACAAAACGATTCGCGGAGAACTTGCGACGTATAGCAAGGAGCTTTCGGAAAAGAAAGAAATTTTACTCCTTACAAAAACAGATTTGGTAACGCCGGCAGTTTTGAAAAAGAAAATTGCGGAAGCGAAGAAACTCAACAAACTTGTCTTCACGCTTTCAATCATTGATGACAAATCTATAAAGGAATTCAAAGATTCGCTCATAAAAATCCTGCGAGAACTCGAAAAAGAATCCGGTGTAAAGAAGAAATCTAAAAAGGAGGAAGATGAAGCTGTAGTATTTAAAACAGACACGGCCCCCACGAAATTTCTTGAAGAAAGAGCAGAACGAGCGGCGAAAAAAATAAAGGGAAAGAAATAA
- a CDS encoding PKD domain-containing protein translates to MKTIHEKLQNGSQAYADWHNKPAHPYVHGAIYVAVLFFAIQAVAIDTNSLIDSYFSSTSFVTIAVRSLATNVKALTDKAVFLAEALRSYPENQRPALSAELEQTLANRFAALSRLADSNSQSFLSSIFTAEQRALMPASVASAIETPVNPNDTYTYLVKHSDEGLCESPAHSDNPKAPPPAEKHCDARGIFQDRLKGKDGNIFEAHFGGKKPRLGEQIKIKKGQRVGQQIVVSADADATEVVAPIKAQLGAGGAGAGGSTSSMPTTGVKTVLYMLVGFPDVVDTTGSITGTVGGILAPGLPGSSGSSQVSEAQAMTDAQSEMGKVNQFLSDNSHGLTSFSTVVTPLLVLPNTSTYYASHTSFPYGDDLIQADARAAALAKGYNYLDYTLDAVRYNGSYGNFGGEAYIGSRGVWLKSSRFTVAAHEFGHNYGLFHANTWVTTDGTTLGAGANQEYGDLFDSMSSSSLGGYFNAFEKYWLQWLPPANTTSVTTSGTYAVSSFDQPAFSAGLKYALKITKDTDRDYWIGFRQGFPANIWETNGAEVLWDPWTNSNGGSQLLDTNPGGTNGWNDAALVVGRTLADTSAGIYITPIRKNPANGTVPSSIDVVVNLGAFSGNVAPTLSVAPSATSIPMYQPVTFTLNANDGNGDALAYYCDFGDKTFSNMSAGVLSKVYVAPGTFTVMCEVSDMKGGKATAATSLTVTAAAPLNNMFANAFVLTGSAANATGANNYATKESGEPTIASTIGGKSVWWTWTAPASGATTIALAGSNFDTLLGVYTGTAVNALTLVASNDDNGTSPRSRVVFNATAGTTYHIAVDGYGGSWGNIALSVSGPSATVNTAPTVATSASVSPSPVTGTTATLSALGTDDGGESALTYTWAVTGTPPGPVVFSTNATNAAKITTATFDKAGTYNLQVTVKDAGNLSVTSSVTATVNQTLSTLSVTPATATVLTSGTQQFSAVAKDQFGNLLTVAPALTWAVSGGGSINSAGLFTAGSTAGGSFTVTATSGAVSGTATVTVGAVPILTTISVFPSSTLVATNGTKQFTATAKDQFGVALSLQPTFTWSVTGGGTISSTGLFTAGSTSGGPYTVAASSGGVSGTTTLSVIVIPVLTTITVSPSNPTVQPGGTQQFTATGKDQNGSTLTSQPTFTWSVSGGGTMSASGLFTASATAKGSYTVTATSGSVSGTASVSVPAVLKSITLSPSSASVQTNGTQQFTAQGVDQTGASMTFAPVWTVNGGGTLSSSGLFTAGGTAGGPYTVTVTNNPVTATASASVTITAPAPVLTSITLSPISASLVSGATQTFTATAKDQNGTAMSPQPSFTWTATGQSSLAPSGSTATYTAGNTAGASFGITASSGGKSATAPISITVPVTPSPPPPTGGDVTPPTVSLKPPPSNGDIIQRSTRTLWANASDNAKIAKVEFYANTTLLCTVKRSANFYCNWDPTGSSVTYNLTAKAYDTSNNSAVSPVVTVTTVP, encoded by the coding sequence ATGAAAACAATCCACGAGAAACTTCAGAACGGAAGCCAAGCCTACGCCGACTGGCACAACAAGCCGGCGCATCCGTATGTTCATGGAGCGATCTATGTAGCCGTCCTCTTTTTTGCTATTCAAGCGGTAGCTATCGACACGAATTCTCTTATTGACAGTTATTTTAGCTCAACATCTTTTGTTACAATTGCCGTCCGCTCGCTTGCCACTAATGTCAAAGCCCTGACAGACAAAGCGGTCTTCCTGGCTGAAGCGTTGCGTTCGTATCCGGAAAATCAAAGACCGGCGCTTTCCGCCGAACTTGAACAGACTCTCGCGAATCGCTTTGCCGCGCTCTCACGTCTTGCCGACAGCAACTCGCAGAGTTTCCTTTCCTCGATCTTTACGGCGGAACAGAGAGCGCTCATGCCCGCATCGGTTGCTTCCGCAATAGAGACGCCTGTCAATCCGAATGATACCTATACCTATCTGGTGAAGCATTCTGATGAAGGTCTTTGTGAATCTCCGGCGCACTCCGACAATCCCAAAGCTCCTCCGCCTGCCGAAAAGCACTGCGATGCCCGCGGCATTTTCCAAGACCGCTTGAAAGGCAAAGACGGCAACATTTTTGAAGCTCATTTTGGGGGCAAGAAACCGCGCCTCGGCGAACAAATCAAAATCAAGAAAGGCCAGAGAGTGGGCCAGCAGATTGTTGTATCGGCAGATGCCGATGCTACTGAAGTGGTTGCTCCGATAAAGGCGCAGTTGGGCGCAGGTGGCGCAGGCGCAGGCGGGTCAACCTCAAGCATGCCGACGACGGGTGTTAAAACCGTGCTCTACATGCTCGTCGGTTTTCCCGATGTCGTTGATACCACAGGATCAATTACGGGTACGGTAGGTGGAATACTTGCTCCGGGATTGCCGGGATCGTCTGGATCGTCACAGGTTAGCGAAGCTCAGGCTATGACTGACGCTCAATCAGAAATGGGAAAGGTGAATCAATTCCTGTCGGATAATTCCCACGGTTTGACTTCATTTTCAACGGTCGTCACTCCGCTTCTTGTTTTGCCCAACACCTCAACTTATTATGCGAGCCATACATCCTTCCCATACGGTGATGACCTGATCCAGGCCGATGCCCGCGCTGCCGCCCTCGCCAAAGGGTATAACTATCTGGATTACACTCTTGATGCCGTCCGTTACAACGGCAGTTACGGCAATTTCGGCGGCGAAGCATACATTGGCAGCCGAGGCGTGTGGCTCAAGTCATCCCGCTTTACCGTGGCGGCTCATGAATTCGGCCACAACTATGGTCTTTTCCACGCCAACACATGGGTTACTACTGATGGGACGACGCTTGGAGCTGGCGCGAATCAAGAGTATGGTGACTTATTCGACAGCATGAGCAGCAGTTCGTTGGGAGGATATTTCAACGCATTTGAAAAATATTGGTTGCAATGGCTTCCTCCTGCAAACACTACGTCAGTCACCACAAGTGGCACGTATGCTGTCAGTTCCTTCGACCAGCCCGCTTTCAGTGCTGGACTCAAATATGCTCTCAAAATTACCAAAGATACCGATCGCGATTATTGGATCGGTTTTCGGCAGGGTTTCCCGGCAAATATCTGGGAGACGAATGGCGCTGAAGTGCTTTGGGATCCTTGGACAAATAGCAACGGCGGCAGCCAGCTTTTGGACACGAACCCTGGCGGTACGAATGGCTGGAATGACGCCGCACTTGTTGTTGGTCGCACTCTTGCGGATACCAGCGCAGGAATATATATAACACCGATACGTAAAAATCCGGCAAATGGGACAGTCCCCTCATCAATAGATGTGGTGGTAAATCTCGGCGCATTTTCCGGAAATGTCGCCCCAACCCTTTCTGTGGCGCCAAGCGCGACTTCCATTCCGATGTATCAGCCTGTTACTTTTACCCTGAACGCAAATGACGGGAACGGGGATGCTTTGGCATACTACTGCGATTTCGGAGACAAAACATTCAGCAACATGAGCGCTGGTGTTCTTTCTAAGGTATACGTTGCGCCCGGCACATTCACGGTTATGTGTGAAGTTTCCGACATGAAAGGCGGAAAAGCGACAGCGGCAACGAGTCTTACGGTAACGGCTGCTGCCCCTCTCAACAATATGTTCGCCAATGCTTTTGTTCTCACAGGCTCAGCAGCGAATGCGACCGGCGCGAATAATTACGCTACGAAGGAATCCGGCGAACCGACTATCGCCAGCACGATCGGCGGCAAGTCGGTCTGGTGGACGTGGACCGCGCCCGCTTCAGGAGCGACCACCATCGCTCTCGCGGGAAGCAATTTTGATACGCTCCTCGGCGTCTATACCGGTACGGCAGTCAACGCTCTCACCCTCGTCGCTTCAAATGATGATAATGGAACTTCGCCTCGAAGCAGGGTTGTCTTTAATGCTACGGCGGGAACGACATACCACATTGCAGTAGATGGATATGGCGGGTCATGGGGAAACATTGCTCTTTCTGTGTCCGGGCCTTCCGCCACTGTCAATACAGCGCCGACTGTCGCCACTTCCGCCAGCGTTTCCCCAAGTCCTGTGACGGGAACCACCGCTACACTTTCTGCTCTTGGCACTGATGATGGGGGAGAATCCGCACTCACCTATACTTGGGCTGTTACGGGCACACCTCCTGGTCCTGTCGTCTTTAGTACAAATGCAACCAATGCCGCAAAGATAACCACTGCTACTTTCGACAAAGCCGGTACTTACAACCTCCAAGTTACTGTCAAAGATGCTGGTAATCTATCAGTCACAAGTTCTGTTACGGCAACAGTCAATCAAACACTCTCCACTCTTTCTGTCACACCAGCTACGGCAACGGTTTTGACTTCCGGAACGCAACAATTTAGCGCGGTTGCAAAAGACCAGTTTGGAAATCTGCTCACCGTGGCGCCCGCCCTCACCTGGGCGGTTTCGGGCGGCGGATCGATCAATTCCGCCGGCCTCTTCACTGCTGGTTCCACCGCGGGCGGGTCGTTCACGGTCACGGCCACCAGTGGCGCGGTGTCGGGCACAGCCACAGTTACGGTAGGCGCCGTGCCAATTCTCACGACAATTTCCGTGTTCCCAAGCTCCACGCTGGTCGCGACTAACGGAACCAAGCAGTTTACCGCAACGGCCAAGGATCAGTTTGGTGTTGCGCTTTCACTTCAGCCAACATTCACTTGGAGCGTTACTGGCGGAGGTACTATTTCTTCCACCGGCCTTTTCACTGCGGGGTCCACTTCAGGCGGGCCTTACACTGTGGCGGCGTCAAGTGGTGGTGTCAGTGGCACGACTACTCTCTCGGTCATCGTCATTCCGGTGCTAACGACAATTACCGTTTCTCCTTCCAATCCAACTGTTCAGCCGGGAGGAACCCAACAATTCACCGCGACTGGAAAAGATCAGAATGGCAGCACTCTCACGTCCCAACCGACATTCACCTGGAGCGTCTCGGGTGGTGGCACGATGAGCGCAAGTGGTCTCTTTACCGCAAGCGCCACCGCGAAGGGTTCGTACACGGTTACTGCGACAAGCGGCAGCGTTTCTGGAACTGCTTCCGTCAGTGTTCCTGCCGTCCTAAAATCCATCACTCTTTCTCCTTCCAGCGCTTCAGTGCAGACAAACGGAACACAGCAATTTACAGCCCAAGGTGTTGATCAGACCGGCGCATCCATGACCTTCGCCCCGGTTTGGACGGTAAATGGGGGAGGCACGCTCTCTTCGAGCGGCCTCTTCACTGCCGGAGGCACAGCGGGTGGTCCATACACGGTGACCGTCACCAACAATCCTGTTACCGCAACCGCCAGCGCTTCTGTCACAATCACCGCGCCAGCTCCTGTTCTCACATCGATCACTCTTTCTCCGATCTCCGCTTCGCTTGTTTCCGGAGCGACACAAACATTTACCGCTACCGCAAAAGATCAAAATGGAACTGCGATGTCTCCACAACCAAGTTTCACTTGGACAGCAACTGGCCAATCATCACTTGCACCGAGCGGTTCTACAGCGACCTACACAGCGGGCAACACGGCAGGCGCTTCCTTTGGAATAACAGCTTCTTCGGGAGGGAAAAGCGCCACCGCTCCTATTAGTATCACGGTGCCTGTGACACCGTCTCCCCCGCCACCAACAGGGGGAGATGTCACTCCGCCTACGGTCAGCTTGAAACCTCCGCCTTCTAATGGTGACATCATACAGAGAAGTACAAGGACTCTTTGGGCCAACGCCTCTGACAATGCAAAAATTGCCAAAGTGGAATTCTACGCCAACACCACTTTGCTTTGCACTGTCAAACGCTCCGCCAATTTTTACTGCAATTGGGATCCGACCGGTAGCAGCGTCACCTACAATCTCACGGCAAAAGCCTACGACACGTCGAATAATTCCGCCGTCTCTCCTGTGGTCACAGTGACGACAGTTCCCTAA
- a CDS encoding MYG1 family protein, with the protein MIFKKKIKAVTHNGYFHADDVFSAALLLIVLGENISFTRTRNEKEIQDADYTFDVGGVYNPSKHRYDHHQTGGAGKRENGIPYAAFGLFWKQYGEKMCGSIGVAEKIEKKLVMPIDANDVGVDIVKSIYPEISSYTVNDIVSSFRPSWKEDDDTMDACFMEAVRWAKTILSREIKKAKDAEEAQQFVEKAYEEASDKRLIILSRKYPWGDTLRKHPEPLFVVQENTIDNTWRAYAVSKDKNTFENRKNFPASWAGKKDAELASITGVPDARFCHNGLFLAVAKSKEGALKLADIALKS; encoded by the coding sequence ATGATATTCAAGAAAAAAATCAAAGCAGTAACGCATAATGGCTATTTTCACGCTGACGACGTGTTCTCGGCCGCGCTACTCCTTATCGTGCTTGGAGAAAATATTTCTTTCACTCGAACACGCAACGAAAAAGAAATTCAAGACGCTGATTATACTTTTGATGTTGGGGGGGTGTATAATCCGTCGAAACATCGGTACGACCATCATCAAACTGGAGGCGCTGGCAAAAGAGAAAATGGCATTCCATACGCGGCGTTCGGACTTTTTTGGAAACAATATGGAGAAAAAATGTGCGGCTCTATTGGAGTTGCGGAAAAAATTGAAAAGAAATTAGTGATGCCGATTGATGCGAATGATGTTGGCGTTGATATTGTAAAATCAATTTACCCTGAAATTTCTTCTTATACAGTAAACGATATTGTCTCTTCTTTCAGGCCATCGTGGAAGGAAGACGACGATACTATGGATGCATGCTTTATGGAAGCCGTAAGGTGGGCAAAGACAATTCTTTCTCGAGAAATTAAAAAAGCAAAAGACGCGGAAGAGGCGCAGCAATTTGTGGAGAAAGCGTACGAGGAAGCGAGCGATAAACGTCTCATTATTCTTTCCAGAAAATACCCATGGGGAGATACACTTCGAAAACATCCAGAACCGCTTTTTGTTGTTCAAGAAAATACTATTGATAATACCTGGCGTGCCTACGCTGTTTCGAAAGACAAAAATACCTTTGAGAATAGGAAAAATTTTCCTGCGAGTTGGGCCGGAAAAAAAGACGCGGAATTGGCTTCGATCACTGGAGTGCCAGATGCGAGATTTTGTCATAATGGGTTATTTTTAGCAGTTGCAAAATCAAAAGAGGGAGCTCTCAAACTTGCTGATATCGCTCTAAAAAGCTAG
- the gatB gene encoding Asp-tRNA(Asn)/Glu-tRNA(Gln) amidotransferase subunit GatB, translated as MSEKKYYTTVGLEVHAELKTQTKMFCNSKNDPDEERPNVNICPVCMGHPGTLPVVNKEAVKHVLKVGVAVGGELADFTEFDRKNYFYPDIPKGYQISQYKYPLVSGGELAGVKLTRVHLEEDTGTSKHEEGDFSLVDFNRAGVPLMELVTEPVIHSAEEATNFAKELQLLLRTLGAGEANMEKGEMRVEANISVSDDPKKFGTKVEVKNLNSFRSVGRAIEYEVERHIRMIEKGEKIEQETRGWDETKETTYSQRKKEDSHDYRYFPDPDIPKLWISEIPEFSAENLKKEMPELPWIKREKYKKYKLKPEEIEVSLQHPTLGDYIEELSREFKEDIEHVRLAANYLYSDILGILKSATKAGETFDFSKSEKMITPKQLAEITRMLKSGEISSRGAKDILAVIMKDGGDPKKIADEKGLIQKSDPEALKKIIEKIIADNPKAVSEYKAGKLNNLQFLIGQAMKETKGSANPALLKELFEGALK; from the coding sequence ATGTCAGAGAAGAAATACTACACAACCGTTGGACTTGAGGTGCATGCTGAACTTAAAACGCAGACCAAAATGTTCTGTAATTCTAAGAACGACCCCGACGAGGAACGTCCGAATGTGAATATTTGCCCAGTATGTATGGGGCATCCTGGGACGCTTCCCGTAGTAAACAAAGAAGCTGTGAAGCATGTTTTGAAAGTTGGTGTCGCTGTCGGCGGAGAACTTGCAGATTTTACTGAATTTGACCGCAAAAATTATTTCTATCCGGATATTCCAAAAGGTTATCAGATTTCTCAATACAAATATCCGCTTGTTTCTGGTGGGGAACTCGCCGGGGTGAAATTAACACGTGTGCATCTTGAGGAAGATACAGGGACATCCAAACACGAGGAAGGAGATTTCAGTTTGGTTGATTTTAATCGCGCGGGAGTGCCACTTATGGAACTTGTGACCGAGCCGGTGATTCATTCAGCCGAAGAAGCGACAAATTTCGCGAAAGAATTGCAACTCCTTTTACGAACTCTCGGTGCAGGCGAAGCGAATATGGAAAAAGGCGAGATGCGCGTTGAAGCGAACATCTCTGTTTCGGACGACCCAAAAAAATTTGGTACGAAAGTTGAAGTAAAAAACTTAAATTCATTTCGTTCTGTTGGGCGGGCTATTGAATATGAAGTGGAACGTCATATTCGGATGATCGAAAAGGGAGAAAAAATCGAACAAGAGACTCGTGGGTGGGACGAGACAAAAGAGACGACTTACTCACAGCGAAAGAAAGAAGATTCTCACGATTATCGCTATTTTCCAGACCCAGATATTCCGAAACTTTGGATTTCTGAAATTCCGGAATTTTCTGCTGAAAATCTGAAAAAAGAAATGCCAGAATTGCCGTGGATAAAACGAGAGAAATATAAAAAATATAAACTCAAACCAGAAGAAATTGAAGTGTCTCTCCAGCACCCCACTTTGGGAGACTATATAGAAGAACTTTCTCGAGAATTCAAGGAAGATATTGAACATGTGAGGCTCGCGGCGAATTATTTGTACTCGGATATCTTGGGAATTTTGAAATCTGCTACCAAAGCGGGAGAGACTTTCGATTTTTCGAAATCTGAAAAAATGATTACGCCGAAACAGCTTGCCGAGATCACCAGAATGCTCAAATCCGGAGAAATTTCATCTCGCGGAGCAAAAGATATCTTGGCAGTTATTATGAAAGATGGAGGAGATCCGAAAAAGATTGCAGACGAGAAGGGTTTAATCCAAAAAAGCGACCCGGAAGCGCTGAAAAAAATTATTGAGAAAATTATTGCCGATAATCCGAAAGCTGTCTCTGAATACAAAGCCGGTAAGCTCAACAATCTCCAATTTCTCATCGGCCAAGCGATGAAAGAGACAAAAGGCTCGGCAAATCCAGCGCTGCTCAAAGAACTTTTTGAAGGTGCACTCAAGTAG
- a CDS encoding MT-A70 family methyltransferase produces MFPQPRYQIIYADPPWRYSKFRHWRVMGKGIAAYYETLTTSEIAALPVSKIAAGDCILFLWTTFPRLPDALAVIAAWGFTYKTVGFTWLKLNARNGKPFFGMGHYTRSNCEVCLIGVKGRSLRVSNRVSSVVFAPRQEHSRKPDEVRERIVTLCGNRPRIELFARERVSGWDAWGDEVKSDIELAPPSEAS; encoded by the coding sequence TTGTTTCCTCAACCGCGTTACCAGATTATTTACGCCGATCCGCCCTGGCGCTACTCGAAGTTCCGTCATTGGCGCGTCATGGGCAAAGGCATCGCTGCCTATTACGAAACACTGACGACCTCGGAAATCGCGGCACTGCCAGTTTCCAAAATTGCGGCCGGCGACTGCATCCTGTTTCTGTGGACGACGTTTCCGCGCTTGCCCGATGCTCTGGCCGTGATCGCGGCCTGGGGCTTCACGTACAAAACGGTGGGATTCACCTGGCTCAAACTCAATGCTCGGAACGGCAAACCGTTCTTCGGCATGGGCCACTACACCCGGAGCAATTGCGAAGTCTGCCTCATCGGCGTCAAAGGCAGGTCGCTGCGCGTGAGCAACCGCGTCTCGTCGGTGGTCTTTGCTCCCCGGCAGGAGCACAGTCGCAAGCCGGATGAAGTTCGGGAGCGGATTGTCACGCTCTGCGGCAACCGGCCCCGCATTGAACTGTTCGCCCGTGAACGGGTGTCCGGCTGGGATGCCTGGGGAGACGAAGTGAAAAGCGACATTGAACTTGCGCCGCCATCGGAAGCGTCCTGA
- the gap gene encoding type I glyceraldehyde-3-phosphate dehydrogenase: protein MAKIRVAINGFGRIGRAFLKVSLEHKELEVVAVNDLTSIENIAYLLKYDTAYGTSPFEVKIKDPTTLLVAGKEIAYISEKDATKLPWKAHDIDVVVESTGLFTEFAKAKVHLDAGAKKVVITAPAKDEPLADTPSGTFLLGINSDKIKSCSITSNASCTTNAASPLIAILHETIGIEKAILNTVHGYTASQSLVDGPSKKDFREGRAAAMNIVPSSTGAAIAVTKALPELAGKFDGISVRVPVVTGSIVDVTFIAKRNTTKEEINDILKKAATDKRWSKTFSVTEEQLVSRDIVGSPFASIADLNFTRVVDGNLVKVMAWYDNEMGYTHTLVEHVVLAGKAEIDQ from the coding sequence ATGGCGAAAATTCGAGTTGCGATTAATGGGTTTGGCAGAATTGGACGGGCGTTTCTCAAAGTCTCTCTTGAACACAAGGAATTGGAGGTGGTGGCGGTGAATGACCTCACTTCGATCGAAAATATCGCGTATCTTTTAAAATATGACACTGCATATGGCACTTCGCCGTTTGAAGTGAAAATCAAAGACCCAACGACACTTCTTGTGGCGGGGAAAGAAATCGCCTACATTTCCGAAAAAGATGCGACCAAATTACCCTGGAAGGCTCACGACATCGATGTAGTAGTAGAATCCACTGGACTTTTCACAGAATTTGCAAAAGCGAAAGTGCACCTCGACGCTGGTGCAAAAAAAGTGGTTATTACTGCTCCCGCAAAAGATGAGCCTCTCGCTGACACTCCATCCGGCACGTTCCTTCTTGGAATCAATAGCGACAAAATTAAATCCTGTTCAATTACCTCGAACGCTTCTTGCACCACAAACGCAGCAAGCCCGCTTATCGCAATCCTTCACGAAACAATTGGAATTGAAAAGGCAATTTTGAATACGGTGCATGGATATACTGCGAGCCAGTCTCTCGTTGACGGCCCAAGTAAGAAAGATTTCCGAGAGGGAAGAGCAGCAGCAATGAACATCGTGCCTTCTTCCACAGGTGCAGCAATTGCTGTGACGAAAGCATTACCAGAGCTCGCTGGGAAATTTGATGGCATATCAGTGCGAGTGCCCGTCGTTACCGGCTCTATAGTGGACGTAACATTTATTGCAAAACGAAATACGACGAAAGAAGAAATAAACGACATCTTGAAAAAAGCCGCAACTGATAAACGATGGTCAAAGACCTTCTCTGTAACAGAAGAACAGCTTGTATCAAGGGACATCGTCGGAAGCCCATTTGCTTCCATTGCCGACCTTAATTTCACCCGAGTTGTAGACGGAAATTTAGTAAAAGTAATGGCATGGTACGACAACGAAATGGGGTATACGCATACCCTGGTGGAGCATGTGGTACTTGCTGGGAAAGCAGAGATTGACCAATGA